A single region of the Anticarsia gemmatalis isolate Benzon Research Colony breed Stoneville strain chromosome 19, ilAntGemm2 primary, whole genome shotgun sequence genome encodes:
- the LOC142980902 gene encoding G-protein coupled receptor Mth2-like gives MLFETRRTTLRPVHLASNNTCCPTGKVLLMRKDICWDPISNGTSPIFLKCSNTFRFRQHFTVTEEQELHLKIGNEFDEKFSLNSYCVDNTTTIKDVSLKNVTLSAIVCADEDEQILDDRVLGYCMIASIIFLAPTALIYSAIPELRDVQGKSIINFCISLAIGQGILSIMKLMEYTDMALCATRGFLAYFFLIAAFFWTNAISIQVLLNTRRPATLDYSWYEFKWYFLYAWGCPSVLTICMAIVNFHPGDHSKPGIGLNHCWFFNKTQQWYYMFSIMSILLAANIAIFIYTSIMLWRLSFSSSHLKAMKFKFVMSVRLIILMGLPWVFEMVGSLAGQHIVWSIIDVFNCLQGVLIFMLLVVFRRRVIKLMYNHGWLDCMSGFVEKYLAVEDDEENVVQHTDVPMTMGDRTIT, from the exons ATGCTCTTCGAGACACGGAGAACCACACTCAGGCCAGTTCATTTA GCCAGCAATAATACGTGTTGTCCTACGGGGAAAGTTCTTTTAATGAGAAAGGACATATGTTGGGACCCAATTTCTAATGGAACGTCTCCCATATTTTTGAAATGCAGTAACACATTTCGATTTCGACAACATTTTACCGTTACTGAAGAACAAGAGCTGCACTTAAAAATAGGAAATGAATTTGACGAAAAATTTAGTCTCAACTC ATACTGCGTGGATAACACTACCACGATAAAGGACGTATCATTAAAGAACGTCACACTATCGGCAATAGTATGTGCTGATGAAGATGAACAAATTCTTGACGACCGAGTTCTCGGCTACTGTATGATAGCTTCTATTATATTTCTGGCTCCGACAGCTCTTATATACTCCGCAATACCCGAGCTCAG GGATGTTCAGGGAAAATCTATCATAAACTTTTGTATAAGTTTAGCGATTGGTCAAGGAATATTATCAATTATGAAATTGATGGAGTACACTGACATGGCCTTGTGTGCAACTAGAG GGTTTTTGGCTTATTTCTTTTTGATCGCGGCCTTCTTTTGGACAAACGCAATTTCGATACAGGTCTTGTTAAATACAAG ACGGCCGGCTACCTTAGACTACAGTTGGTATGAATTTAAGTGGTATTTCCTATATGCCTGGGGATGTCCTTCGGTTCTCACGATTTGTATGGCCATCGTCAACTTCCACCCTGGTGACCATTCAAAACCTGGAATTGGATTAAACCACTGTTGGTTTTTCA aTAAGACTCAACAATGGTACTACATGTTCAGCATTATGTCAATACTACTGGCTGCTAATATTGCCATCTTCATATATACATCAATAATGTTGTGGCGGCTATCCTTCTCTTCTAGTCACCTTAAAGCTATGAAGTTCAA GTTTGTTATGTCTGTACGACTTATTATTCTAATGGGTCTGCCATGGGTGTTCGAGATGGTTGGTTCTTTGGCAGGTCAACACATTGTTTg GTCAATAATAGACGTATTCAACTGCCTGCAAGgcgtattaatatttatgctaCTAGTGGTATTCCGTCGAAGAGTTATCAAACTGATGTATAACCACGGTTGGTTAGATTGTATGTCAGGGTTCGTTGAAAAATACCTGGCTGTGGAGGACGATGAAGAAAATGTCGTTCAACACACTGACGTGCCAATGACGATGGGTGATAGGACTATAACATAG